One Periplaneta americana isolate PAMFEO1 chromosome 8, P.americana_PAMFEO1_priV1, whole genome shotgun sequence genomic region harbors:
- the sinu gene encoding uncharacterized protein sinu isoform X2, whose product MKNQDPRAIKMKKRSLAGNVAVGTFVVTLVCIFVAFCAPAWLVSDPRITGANFDRLGLWSHCFRSLADPKDSYQKRFFVGCRWVYDPFTTGYDEIRGFLLPPFMMVTQVFFTLCFIFILIALILVLIFFLCFGPEQKYFVLLSLVISGLLMAAGVSGGIAVIVFASLGNTDGWMPGHANNFFGWAFGLGVAGVVMAFISGTMFLVESRIQRKKREYLKESQTRFDMEQESKA is encoded by the exons at GAAAAATCAGGACCCAAGagcaataaaaatgaagaaacgtAGTTTGGCAGGGAACGTCGCTGTTGGCACGTTTGTAGTGACACTTGTGTGCATATTTGTTGCATTTTGTGCACCTGCATGGCTAGTTAGCGATCCTCGCATAACAGGAGCCAATTTTGATCGTCTGGGTCTGTGGTCacattgtttccgatctctggcaGATCCAAAGGATAGCTATCAAAAGAGATTTTTCGTGGGATGCAGATGGGTTTACGATCCTTTCACGACAGGTTATGATGAAATTCGAGGGTTCCTTTTGCCAC CCTTTATGATGGTGACGCAGGTTTTCTTCACATTGTGCTTCATCTTCATTCTTATTGCATTGATACTCGTCTTAATCTTCTTCCTGTGTTTTGGGCCAGAGCAGAAATACTTTGTGTTACTTTCCTTGGTCATAAGTGGACTTCTAATGGCTGCTG GTGTAAGTGGTGGTATAGCTGTAATTGTGTTTGCAAGTCTTGGGAACACAGATGGTTGGATGCCAGGCCATGCCAACAATTTCTTTGGCTGGGCGTTTGGTTTGGGTGTTGCAGGAGTTGTAATGGCATTTATCTCTGGGACTATGTTCCTTGTGGAGTCAAGAATTCAACGAAAGAAGagagaatatcttaaagaatCTCAAACAAGATTTGACATGGAGCAAGAGTCGAAAGCATAA
- the sinu gene encoding uncharacterized protein sinu isoform X1, whose amino-acid sequence MSRESSRNVYIFKTPEERRNPVQRTQKNQDPRAIKMKKRSLAGNVAVGTFVVTLVCIFVAFCAPAWLVSDPRITGANFDRLGLWSHCFRSLADPKDSYQKRFFVGCRWVYDPFTTGYDEIRGFLLPPFMMVTQVFFTLCFIFILIALILVLIFFLCFGPEQKYFVLLSLVISGLLMAAGVSGGIAVIVFASLGNTDGWMPGHANNFFGWAFGLGVAGVVMAFISGTMFLVESRIQRKKREYLKESQTRFDMEQESKA is encoded by the exons ATGTCGCGTGAAAGCAGTCGCAATGTATATATCTTCAAGACTCCGGAAGAACGCAGAAATCCAGTACAAAGGACTCA GAAAAATCAGGACCCAAGagcaataaaaatgaagaaacgtAGTTTGGCAGGGAACGTCGCTGTTGGCACGTTTGTAGTGACACTTGTGTGCATATTTGTTGCATTTTGTGCACCTGCATGGCTAGTTAGCGATCCTCGCATAACAGGAGCCAATTTTGATCGTCTGGGTCTGTGGTCacattgtttccgatctctggcaGATCCAAAGGATAGCTATCAAAAGAGATTTTTCGTGGGATGCAGATGGGTTTACGATCCTTTCACGACAGGTTATGATGAAATTCGAGGGTTCCTTTTGCCAC CCTTTATGATGGTGACGCAGGTTTTCTTCACATTGTGCTTCATCTTCATTCTTATTGCATTGATACTCGTCTTAATCTTCTTCCTGTGTTTTGGGCCAGAGCAGAAATACTTTGTGTTACTTTCCTTGGTCATAAGTGGACTTCTAATGGCTGCTG GTGTAAGTGGTGGTATAGCTGTAATTGTGTTTGCAAGTCTTGGGAACACAGATGGTTGGATGCCAGGCCATGCCAACAATTTCTTTGGCTGGGCGTTTGGTTTGGGTGTTGCAGGAGTTGTAATGGCATTTATCTCTGGGACTATGTTCCTTGTGGAGTCAAGAATTCAACGAAAGAAGagagaatatcttaaagaatCTCAAACAAGATTTGACATGGAGCAAGAGTCGAAAGCATAA
- the sinu gene encoding uncharacterized protein sinu isoform X3, which yields MKKRSLAGNVAVGTFVVTLVCIFVAFCAPAWLVSDPRITGANFDRLGLWSHCFRSLADPKDSYQKRFFVGCRWVYDPFTTGYDEIRGFLLPPFMMVTQVFFTLCFIFILIALILVLIFFLCFGPEQKYFVLLSLVISGLLMAAGVSGGIAVIVFASLGNTDGWMPGHANNFFGWAFGLGVAGVVMAFISGTMFLVESRIQRKKREYLKESQTRFDMEQESKA from the exons atgaagaaacgtAGTTTGGCAGGGAACGTCGCTGTTGGCACGTTTGTAGTGACACTTGTGTGCATATTTGTTGCATTTTGTGCACCTGCATGGCTAGTTAGCGATCCTCGCATAACAGGAGCCAATTTTGATCGTCTGGGTCTGTGGTCacattgtttccgatctctggcaGATCCAAAGGATAGCTATCAAAAGAGATTTTTCGTGGGATGCAGATGGGTTTACGATCCTTTCACGACAGGTTATGATGAAATTCGAGGGTTCCTTTTGCCAC CCTTTATGATGGTGACGCAGGTTTTCTTCACATTGTGCTTCATCTTCATTCTTATTGCATTGATACTCGTCTTAATCTTCTTCCTGTGTTTTGGGCCAGAGCAGAAATACTTTGTGTTACTTTCCTTGGTCATAAGTGGACTTCTAATGGCTGCTG GTGTAAGTGGTGGTATAGCTGTAATTGTGTTTGCAAGTCTTGGGAACACAGATGGTTGGATGCCAGGCCATGCCAACAATTTCTTTGGCTGGGCGTTTGGTTTGGGTGTTGCAGGAGTTGTAATGGCATTTATCTCTGGGACTATGTTCCTTGTGGAGTCAAGAATTCAACGAAAGAAGagagaatatcttaaagaatCTCAAACAAGATTTGACATGGAGCAAGAGTCGAAAGCATAA